In Trifolium pratense cultivar HEN17-A07 linkage group LG7, ARS_RC_1.1, whole genome shotgun sequence, a genomic segment contains:
- the LOC123899171 gene encoding GTP-binding protein At2g22870, with translation MVVLHLPRLLSFSLSRQTYSISKRTLTTLLHPPKSTLTTSEPNLELISTTITPKPQTLSLENIFIPPNTNVTENARILNGSNILLSNYATDAQIIQADFVKSSVRFEDCPSDGLPEFALVGRSNVGKSSLLNSIVRRKKLALTSKKPGKTQLINHFRINDSWYLVDLPGYGYASAPQELRKDWDKFTKDYFLNRSTLVSVFLLIDGSIPAKKIDLEYARWLGENQIPMTIIFTKCDKRKKKKNGEKNGGKKPEDNVNDFQELIRGYFETVPPWIMTSNVTHEGRDEVLLHMAQLRNYWLKH, from the exons ATGGTTGTTCTTCATCTCCCAAGGCTATTATCCTTTTCCCTTTCTCGTCAAACCTATTCCATTTCAAAACGCACCTTAACCACTCTCTTACATCCACCAAAATCCACTCTCACAACTTCAGAACCAAACCTAGAACTAATATCCACAACAATAacccctaaaccccaaaccttATCTCTCGAAAATATCTTCATTCCTCCAAACACTAATGTCACTGAAAACGCAAGAATATTAAACGGTTCAAATATATTACTCAGTAATTACGCTACCGATGCTCAAATTATACAAGCTGATTTTGTCAAAAGTAGTGTTAGATTCGAAGATTGTCCTTCTGATGGTCTTCCTGAATTCGCTCTTGTTGGTCGTTCCAATGTTGGCAAATCTTCACTTCTTAATTCTATTGTTCGCCGCAAGAAACTCGCTTTAACTTCAAAGAAACCTG GGAAGACACAATTGATTAATCATTTTCGTATTAATGATAGTTGGTACCTCGTTGATTTGCCTGGATATGG GTATGCATCTGCACCGCAAGAACTTAGAAAGGATTGGGATAAATTCACCAAAGACTATTTTCTTAACCGGTCAACATTGGTTTCAGTTTTCCTTCTAATAGATGGTAGCATTCCCGCTAAAAAAATTGATCTTGAGTATGCACGCTGGTTGGGTGAGAATCAG ATCCCAATGACAATAATCTTCACCAAATGTGACAAacggaagaagaaaaagaatggAGAAAAGAACGGAGGCAAAAAGCCTGAGGATAATGTCAATGATTTTCAGGAGTTGATACGTGGCTACTTCGAAACCGTGCCTCCATGGATCATGACCAGTAATGTCACCCATGAAGGTCGTGACGAGGTACTCCTCCATATGGCTCAACTTCGAAACTACTGGCTCAAGCACTAG